A window of Fusobacterium sp. SYSU M8D902 contains these coding sequences:
- a CDS encoding transketolase family protein, with amino-acid sequence MSKKSTRQAYGEALVELGQINKNVVVLDADLTKSTKTNLFKEKFPERHFNVGIAEADLIGTAAGLATCGKVAFASTFAMFAAGRGFEQIRNTVAYPKLNVKIAPTHAGISVGEDGGSHQSVEDIALMRSIPGMVVLSPADAVETKKMVFAAAEYNGPVYIRMGRLDVETIFDEATYDFQIGIANTLREGTDVTIASTGLMTAEALKAAEILAEEGISVRVINVGTIKPLDGETILKAAQETKFIITAEEHSVIGGLGSAVSEFLSEVHPTKVKKLGIYDKFGQSGKANELLEKYELTAAKLVAMVKENM; translated from the coding sequence ATGAGTAAAAAATCTACAAGACAAGCTTATGGTGAGGCTTTAGTAGAGCTAGGGCAAATAAATAAAAATGTAGTAGTTTTAGATGCAGATTTAACAAAATCAACAAAAACAAATTTATTTAAAGAAAAATTCCCAGAGAGACATTTTAACGTAGGGATAGCTGAAGCTGATTTAATAGGAACAGCAGCAGGATTAGCAACTTGTGGAAAGGTAGCTTTTGCTTCTACATTTGCTATGTTCGCAGCAGGAAGAGGATTCGAGCAAATTAGAAATACAGTTGCTTATCCAAAATTAAATGTTAAAATAGCTCCAACTCACGCTGGAATATCAGTAGGAGAAGACGGAGGATCACACCAATCAGTAGAGGATATAGCATTAATGAGATCTATTCCAGGAATGGTAGTATTATCTCCAGCAGATGCAGTAGAGACTAAAAAAATGGTATTTGCAGCAGCTGAATATAATGGACCTGTTTATATAAGAATGGGAAGATTAGATGTTGAGACAATTTTTGATGAAGCAACATATGATTTCCAAATAGGAATTGCTAATACATTGAGAGAGGGAACAGATGTAACAATTGCATCTACTGGATTAATGACAGCTGAAGCTTTAAAAGCTGCAGAGATATTAGCAGAAGAGGGAATATCAGTTAGAGTAATCAACGTTGGAACAATCAAACCACTTGATGGAGAGACTATATTAAAAGCAGCTCAAGAGACTAAATTCATAATAACTGCTGAGGAGCACTCAGTAATTGGTGGATTAGGATCAGCTGTATCAGAATTCCTATCTGAAGTACACCCGACAAAAGTTAAAAAACTTGGAATCTATGACAAGTTTGGACAAAGTGGAAAAGCTAATGAATTATTAGAGAAATATGAGTTAACAGCAGCTAAATTAGTAGCAATGGTTAAAGAAAATATGTAA
- a CDS encoding transketolase, with product MRDIKNLEATATNIRKSIVKMICEAKSGHPGGSLSATDILTALYFDEMNIDPSNPKMENRDRFVLSKGHAAPALYATLAERGYFDKEILMTLRQYGSILQGHPDMKKVPGVEISTGSLGQGLSVANGMALNAKISDLSYRTYIVLGDGELQEGQVWEAAMTAAHFKLDNICAFLDFNNLQIDGNVDKVMGVEPVDAKWEAFGWNVIKIDGHNMEEILKALEEAKTVKGKPTIIIAKTVKGKGVSFMENVCGFHGVAPTKEETEKALAELGGNN from the coding sequence ATGAGAGATATTAAAAATCTAGAAGCAACAGCAACAAACATAAGAAAATCAATAGTTAAAATGATTTGTGAAGCTAAATCAGGACACCCAGGAGGATCATTATCAGCAACAGATATTTTAACAGCTCTATATTTTGATGAGATGAATATAGATCCTAGCAATCCTAAAATGGAAAACAGAGATAGATTTGTTCTTTCAAAAGGGCATGCTGCTCCAGCACTATATGCAACTTTAGCTGAGAGAGGATACTTTGATAAAGAGATTCTAATGACTTTAAGACAGTATGGATCAATTTTACAAGGACACCCTGATATGAAAAAAGTTCCAGGAGTAGAGATCTCTACTGGATCATTAGGACAAGGTCTATCTGTAGCTAACGGAATGGCTTTAAATGCAAAAATCTCAGATCTTTCATACAGAACTTATATAGTTTTAGGAGATGGAGAGTTACAAGAAGGTCAAGTTTGGGAAGCTGCAATGACTGCTGCTCACTTCAAATTAGATAACATCTGTGCATTTTTAGACTTTAACAATCTTCAAATTGATGGAAATGTAGATAAAGTTATGGGAGTAGAGCCTGTTGATGCAAAATGGGAAGCATTTGGTTGGAATGTAATAAAGATCGACGGTCACAATATGGAAGAGATATTAAAAGCTTTAGAAGAGGCTAAGACAGTAAAAGGTAAACCAACTATAATAATTGCTAAAACAGTAAAAGGAAAAGGAGTATCATTTATGGAAAACGTATGTGGATTCCACGGAGTAGCTCCAACAAAAGAGGAAACTGAAAAAGCATTAGCAGAATTAGGAGGGAATAATTAA